The following are encoded together in the Culex pipiens pallens isolate TS chromosome 1, TS_CPP_V2, whole genome shotgun sequence genome:
- the LOC120432141 gene encoding uncharacterized protein LOC120432141, which translates to MAVLFRPWVLALVTIGLLVCLLTSADGFRLRDFDVDEDQRTTMEASRRKIQYRKLAVDEVVKKRLLVEEDDENEDDDDDEEVTDDDEDEEREAESKYKFEKVRRSYRASPKQKRETEAARKPLESGKPTRKFKLEQVRGAKLQKIVQQSDDDDDDDDEEDDESEQPEKSIFNLFGLLGSKKAVEDKEDVPSAKTKGSASKKVIEEDDDDDDDETESDSWLDKLKDLIGGDSDRDDDNEKEDREDDEKSGGIFGWLKSLTEKDDDDDDHDGDKDDDDNEDREKENPLINLFSTLLNSDKEESSEEIKFRPIGDEDDDDSSSSKENTKKPSKFVQMLNQSPLNSLFKSDDLPEEAAIPTDPKKVKKLQQTPSKVVKQRIEISPEDFESLLLRIPSFVPDYSRLKNNECRRQGQIFQRQLRGKRLWALQMIDASAKVTSGLLRGNANQLGDYDLCTGIATKVKVKEDEQVRMRGKYCLAHVDVVAEDDDLKLPVHLLQGRGFIKSTLNDPDHFLPRFTTINWGICLPAACSFEDAGSIVKNFVKPYNTTGIKLFLEIEEGNCHVRQTAGWSKLFKGNWHLVAALGFYTFVLVVTVVASLNDFGVIKIEPHPKPAKPEDEADSASTSSEETNLLHQILMSFSAKRTVRQLFGGEDETLAGKDVVGCLSGLRAIATVVLFCALRLIPMGFQPFTNRNEFTESFNSPWSVALRVLMLYADVYLVISGFLAAYHMVGEFQQKQKVPWFRKIVGRYLRLTLPLIPVLIFYSWVWEHLGSGPQWGDVVVKNANLCKHNFWNNLLFIQNWYPVEEGCAPHTFQLAIEMQLAILAPFLLIILTKNPLYGVSAFVTLHGVSTAIRFVDTNEDRLSPYIYHGIRLTQIYRTVNLSFSETLHRATPYLAGFGLGYLLRETQLVKHDRGINLSGWIGAAIAFGWCFAFPLDTAEKDFQFDLADAAQYSALAPLSFALAICWVIYYCVTNTDCLLNRFLSCKLMIFLSKISYSVSLIQFLVFFYFAGTTRGSEVFSFAGYINRTEIFLLLIGATVLTLLYDLPIQNIKLTLDRSGIFDRMEKKDTTEIVLKEDEVTQNGTAEKAPLENGHSVMESEETKADPEPDFVSPFDDKNDDDIGPRMSWKRETTPEPVSASPTKSFWDDIEESDAPKSTFKAPSPVKVSKEEEEVIEEEAEEEEEAEEEEAEEEEEEEEEEEDEEKEVIRRPAGGVQSQSPTRTTSVSPPPKKEEPKPEVVAEPSPPSTPSPPFRRHQWRRNWDD; encoded by the exons ATGGCCGTCCTATTTCGACCCTGGGTGCTGGCGCTGGTGACCATCGGTCTGCTGGTCTGCCTGCTAACCAGTGCCGATGGGTTCCGGTTACGTGACTTTGACGTGGACGAGGATCAGCGTACGACGATGGAGGCATCCCGCAGGAAGATCCAGTACCGAAAATTAGCGGTCGATGAGGTGGTCAAGAAGCGACTACTGGTAGAGGAGGACGATGAAAACgaagacgacgatgacgacgaagaGGTGACCGATGACGACGAGGATGAGGAGCGTGAAGCCGAGAGCAAGTACAAGTTTGAAAAGGTGAGACGCAGCTACCGAGCGTCACCGAAGCAGAAGCGTGAAACGGAAGCGGCCCGGAAACCGCTGGAGTCGGGCAAACCGACGCGCAAGTTCAAGCTGGAACAGGTGCGCGGGGCGAAGCTGCAGAAAATTGTGCAACAgagcgacgacgatgacgatgatgatgatgaagagGACGACGAATCTGAGCAACCAGAGAAATCGATCTTCAATCTGTTTGGTCTGCTTGGATCCAAGAAGGCTGTGGAAGACAAGGAAGATGTGCCGAGCGCAAAAACTAAAGGATCAGCAAGCAAAAAGGTTATcgaagaagacgacgacgacgatgatgatgaaacAGAAAGCGACAGTTGGTTAGACAAGCTAAAGGACTTGATCGGTGGAGATTCGGATAGGGATGATGACAACGAGAAAGAGGATCGGGAAGACGACGAAAAATCTGGAGGTATCTTTGGATGGTTAAAAAGTCTCACAGAAAAggatgacgacgatgatgatcacGATGGAGACAAAGACGACGATGACAACGAGGACAGAGAAAAAGAAAACCCACTAATCAACCTGTTCAGTACTCTGCTGAACTCGGACAAGGAAGAAAGCAGCGAAGAGATCAAGTTCCGTCCAATCGGTGACGAAGACGATGATGACTCGAGCAGCAGCAAAGAAAACACCAAGAAACCGTCCAAATTCGTACAAATGCTAAACCAAAGCCCTCTAAACTCCCTCTTCAAATCCGACGACCTTCCGGAGGAAGCGGCCATCCCAACCGATCCCAAGAAGGTCAAAAAGCTACAGCAAACCCCCTCCAAGGTGGTCAAACAGCGCATCGAGATCTCCCCCGAGGACTTTGAGTCCCTTCTCCTGCGCATCCCATCGTTCGTGCCGGACTACTCGCGCCTCAAGAACAACGAATGCCGCCGCCAGGGCCAGATCTTCCAGCGTCAGCTGCGCGGCAAGCGGCTGTGGGCACTGCAGATGATCGACGCCAGCGCGAAGGTAACGTCCGGCCTGCTTCGCGGAAACGCCAACCAGCTGGGGGATTACGACCTGTGCACCGGCATCGCCACCAAGGTCAAGGTCAAGGAGGATGAACAGGTGCGCATGAGGGGCAAGTACTGCCTGGCGCACGTGGATGTGGTGGCGGAAGATGACGACCTGAAGCTGCCGGTGCACCTGCTGCAGGGCAGAGGATTCATCAAGAGCACGCTGAACGAT CCGGACCACTTCCTGCCGCGCTTCACCACCATCAACTGGGGCATCTGTCTGCCGGCGGCGTGCAGCTTCGAGGACGCCGGCAGCATCGTGAAGAACTTTGTCAAGCCGTACAACACCACCGGCATCAAGTTGTTCCTGGAGATCGAGGAGGGCAACTGTCACGTGCGCCAGACCGCCGGCTGGTCGAAGCTTTTCAAGGGCAACTGGCACCTCGTGGCGGCACT AGGCTTCTACACCTTCGTCCTGGTGGTCACCGTTGTAGCTTCGCTGAACGACTTTGGCGTCATCAAGATCGAGCCGCATCCGAAACCCGCCAAACCGGAAGACGAAGCCGACTCCGCATCCACCAGCAGCGAAGAAACGAACCTGCTCCATCAGATCCTTATGTCGTTCTCGGCGAAGCGAACCGTCCGGCAGCTGTTTGGCGGAGAGGATGAAACGCTGGCCGGCAAGGACGTCGTCGGATGTCTGTCCGGGCTGCGAGCGATCGCGACGGTGGTGCTGTTCTGCGCACTTCGACTGATCCCGATGGGCTTCCAGCCGTTTACTAACCGGAACGAGTTTACCGAGAGCTTCAACTCTCCATGGAGCGTTGCGCTGCGGGTGTTGATGCTGTACGCGGACGTTTACCTGGTGATTAGCGGCTTTCTGGCGGCGTATCACATGGTCGGGGAGTTCCAGCAGAAGCAGAAGGTGCCGTGGTTCCGGAAGATTGTTGGGCGGTACTTGAG ATTGACGCTCCCGCTGATCCCGGTGCTGATCTTCTACTCCTGGGTCTGGGAACACCTTGGCAGCGGACCGCAGTGGGGCGATGTCGTAGTGAAGAACGCCAACCTGTGCAAGCACAACTTCTGGAACAACTTGCTGTTCATCCAGAACTGGTACCCCGTTGAGGAGGGG TGTGCTCCACACACCTTCCAGCTGGCCATCGAAATGCAGCTGGCGATCCTGGCGCCCTTCCTGCTGATCATCCTTACCAAAAATCCATTGTACGGTGTTTCCGCGTTCGTGACCCTGCACGGAGTGTCAACTGCGATCCGCTTCGTCGACACCAACGAGGATCGCCTATCCCCGTACATCTACCACGGAATCCGACTGACCCAAATCTACCGAACCGTGAACCTTAGCTTTTCGGAGACCCTGCACCGTGCAACTCCATATCTAGCCGGATTCGGGCTTGGATACCTGCTCCGCGAGACCCAACTTGTGAAGCACGATCGTGGCATCAACCTTTCTGGTTGGATCGGCGCAGCTATCGCGTTCGGTTGGTGCTTCGCTTTCCCGCTGGACACCGCCGAAAAGGACTTCCAGTTTGATCTGGCCGACGCTGCCCAGTACTCGGCACTGGCCCCACTCTCGTTTGCCCTGGCGATCTGCTGGGTCATCTACTATTGCGTTACCAATACGGACTGCTTGCTTAATCGCTTCCTCAGCTGCAAGCTGATGATCTTCCTGAGCAAGATCTCCTACTCGGTTTCTCTCATCCAGTTCCTGGTGTTCTTTTACTTTGCCGGAACGACGCGCGGCAGCGAAGTGTTCAGCTTTGCCGGGTACATCAACCGTACCGAGATCTTCCTGTTGCTAATCGGAGCAACCGTCCTAACCTTACTGTACGATCTTCCCATCCAGAACATTAAGCTGACCCTCGATCGTTCCGGGATCTTTGACCGCATGGAGAAGAAGGACACCACCGAAATTGTACTCAAAGAAGACGAAGTCACGCAGAACGGAACGGCCGAAAAGGCACCGCTGGAGAATGGACACTCAGTGATGGAATCGGAGGAAACGAAAGCGGATCCTGAACCGGACTTTGTGAGTCCGTTTGATGACAAAAATGATGATGATATTGGACCAAGGATGAGCTGGAAGCGGGAAACGACACCGGAACCGGTGTCGGCTTCACCCACCAAAAGCTTCTGGGATGACATCGAGGAGAG TGATGCCCCCAAATCAACCTTCAAGGCCCCGTCCCCGGTAAAGGTTTCGAAAGAAGAAGAGGAGGTTATCGAAGAGGAagccgaagaagaagaagaagccgaaGAGGAGGAGGCTgaagaagaggaggaggaggaggaggaggaagaagacGAAGAAAAGGAAGTGATCAGAAGACCTGCCGGAGGAGTCCAGTCGCAATCGCCAACTCGAACCACGAGCGTTTCGCCTCCTCCGAAAAAGGAGGAACCCAAGCCGGAAGTGGTTGCTGAGCCGAGCCCTCCAAGCACCCCAAGCCCACCGTTTAGGAGACACCAGTGGAGACGAAATTGGGACGATTAA